Below is a genomic region from Phragmites australis chromosome 20, lpPhrAust1.1, whole genome shotgun sequence.
AAGCGGTTCCTTACgttgaccgcctgtggaaatggatccatttccacaggcggtccacgtaaggaaccgcctgtggaaattacttttcacaggcggtcctcggCCGCACGGGaccgcagccactttctcaagTGGTTTTTCCtacgaaccgtctgtacaaatcaatcCTAGGTGTCTCGGAAAATAGGTTTTGCAGCAGTGAAttaagttattagtgacggatgatagatataactcatcactaatgtacTATTATTAGTAATACGTATATTAGTGACGTGTTCGAAGTGATAGATATATAACCCATCATTAATGTGTTATTATAAGATAATGCATAAAGCGATGATAAAAACTTAAGAGATATGATATACATACGTAGGCTTTTCACACGTGGAGGCTGTGGCTTCACACGAGTGATACAACAAATCATGATCATATCACACTCCGTGCAGTGGTCTTCTCTGCCTTGTGAATGATACAACCGATCTTCTTAAAATCTTATATAATTCTTATGAGTCGGATGGAGCTAACCCTTGTATGAAACTATCTAAATGTGAACATGTTCATTTGAAGCCATCTAGAAGCCTATAATAATTGCTAGAATGTTTTGGCCGCCCTTTTGGCTCCCGCTATTCTTCGACTTGGCTTACTCGTTTCATGTGCTTTATGAATGTTCCAAAGTACCTATGTTCTtccgaaaaaaaaaaatatacaatgtTTTAAGGATGAAACTTGAATATTAAGCATAATGcaatattattaatataaaaCACATGTTGGAGAGGGCAATGACGAGATTTTTTATCATTGGAAGTATACACTACTGTAGAAAtctttatcagtgtcggtttaaaatcgttaatgactatcagtgtcgggtatGAAATCGGTACtaaaaatcattatcagtgctggttggtagCTCTAACTGAAACtgatggactatcagtgccggttggagctACCAACAGATACAAATAGTGTTGGTCCtgatttaatattttttaagccGAAAAaagctttaaaaaaatttgtgaccAGGGACACCTGACAAGAGGGTACCCACACGAACGCGCCCAACATTCGCAAGTCACGCGATATTCACCCGTATGCGGCAACCAAGACACGAACTCAAGATCTTATAGCATGTGCACACgcgtgacccctctaaccatctcaactATCGTCCGTTCGTAAGTAGTAAcacaataaatatttttgacatcttctgatcgAACGTTTgaataattatttggacatctaaatgacctcaaatgaaaaagttgtcaactacaaagtagTACATCTGGTCAAGTTCTACAATTTTCCTATGAAGTTTTCTTCCATCCTACTCTGTATTTCAAGTTTGTATCCAATCCATGTAGTAATCagtaaaacaaccataacttCTGCATatggagtccgatttcgacgttcgACGTCTACTTTCGAAACTAACGAGGAGACACATCTGAAAAAATACAAGGGTTTTAGACTTGTACAATTATTGACCCTAAAAGAAAGCTCGGAAGACCCTCGATAGGACCTTTAAAATTTTCGtcaaaaattgaccttctccgaTTTGCTGGAAATTTTTTGAGATATAGTGCATCATCTGAAAGTTAGTGTTGCACAGACGTTTCATTAATCCGagttaccaaaatcacaataaaaatctttgaatttgcacTTTTGATATTTATGACTAAATATGTGgctttttcaatgattcctacTAATTTCACACTAGATATAACACTTTAGTTTGTGATCCTGTATGTGGTACCTTCGACaatttttattgatttatttgTACAGCTAtattgcttcaaataaaaaagtgatcaactacaaagttgcaGATCTCTTCGAGAGATACaaatttcatataaagtttttccgacttcgtatgaaaaagttatgaattttttaacaTGAGCTGTCATCAACCACTGCtgtaactttattataattatttgagcaTTGAAATGACCTTAAAttaaaaattcaactacaaagttgtagatctcatcgaggactataattttcatataaagtttttccccatccgactttaTGTAAAAACGTTATGAAATTTTAAGATGAACTGTGACAGTAAATctttagtgccggttcgtggctaaaACGACACTGATACTGATAATTAGTCTCGGTTCGTGGCTAAATCTGATACTAATATATCAGTGTCTGTTTATATCTAGAATCGATACTAATAGGTGGTGTTATGTAAGTAGTGACACAAAAAGAATATGTCATTTTGCCCCATCAACCTTCCGCGTTTGATCGTCACTCGTATTTTAGCAAGACCAAGAAATTAGGATGAGAGATGCTAAATTATTGATTGAAATGAATGCTGAAATTAAAGATATATACATAGAACATGTACGAGGTATATATGACCGTGTGACCAACTACCTAGGTCTAAGAAAAATCGCAGCTATCACTACCTAGGTCTAACAAAAATTGCAGCCATCATGAGATTCCTCCTACGATTAATTAAGATTGGGACCAAACTTGTATGCACCCATCATAAATGGAGGTATGTGCGCATCAGGTGATATGAGAGCCTTCGTTGTCGATAGGGTCTTTGTTATCCCTCAGTTAGTTGATTTTTATTACTccatccgattgcaaatgtaaatTGTTTTATATTTGTGCAttaagattaagaaagtagatcaaatgatcttgttgtcttttatttattctgtattgaaaaagataatttatttatttatgagagtggtagcatttattaaataagggcaagacgagaataaaaaagaaaaaaatgcatagaagttcgagaattacttatatttagagaatagttgagaacacaaacgatctatatttacaatcagAAAGAGTATTACCTAAAACACATATACTGGATTATCAAGACACAAGTACCTTAGATTCAAGACACAAACCAGGTGTAGACGAATTCTTAAACCCAATGATTCCTCTTCCAAAATTCTTCCTACTCCTTGTCGTTATCTTACCGAACCATGGACTCCTTTCGTAAAACCGTCCGGTGTATCGAGCATCTTGCATGCTTTCAAACCATGCTCTAGCAGGACACTAATTATTTGATTTGATGGCCTTTTGGCTTCCCATGTCACGCCCACTATTAGCCAGCAGAGCAGGTAGGAAACATGTAATAATTATAGTCATTTAGTCCGAAAGAAGGTACCAAGCCTAGCTCCAATGACACCATGACATGCATGCAAGTGCCAACTTCAATTACCCAAACGTATGCGTACAAGTTCTAAATATCGTAGAATATGCAAGACTTTTTTGGTAATTTTAGTAATAAAACTGTCCCATGTTTAAAATATGGGGAGTAATAAAGCAATTTCCCAtgtttaaaatataaaattttcAGATATTCAAATTGGTTCTTGTTTTGAAAATGAAAACATATAGTCcataaaatacaaaaaatagaaCGATTATTGGTTGAAAGCCCAGGAGCTCAAGAGGCTTCCTGTTAATTTCTGCAAACCGGCAAGTTCTGAATTTATTTAAGTATGTCAAAATTTGGAACTTACAGTGTTTTAAAAAGGACACTTTGGAACTAATTAATCACAACAGCATCACAAAAAGTACATGCAATGgcatgtaaatatttttttcgtGCGCGCGGCCTTTGGGTCGATTGTTAAGTATAAACAAGGAATATATTGATTACTGTAATACACGATGCTATCGTATATGAAATCACTGTTTGTTTGGGAGCAAAATCTGcctgaaaaatatttataagaAATTATTTTGTGTATAATGGTAACATGATTTAATTTTTCCAACTTCAAATGAACTGAAAGTAAGTTCTAAAAACAAAATACAGTTATTGTccttttcattttcatttttcaatTTGTATTGTACCACTTGCTAGCATTTCTCATTTCCGTAACTCTTAACACAGAAAGAACTCATAATTTTTCCCACAGACTACTATATAGAGTAGTGGAAATTAAGAAGTACATCATGGATGTTTTGACAGCTTCATCATAGTTTGGTATCGAAACCAAAGCTGATTTCATGATTGCACATAATTTTGCACTTCAACTCGATTTCTGCACTAGTCTAGCAGAAGGTGACCACTTATTGCACACGATATATATATTACAATCATATATTCCAAACAGATATGTTGTGCACGTCATACAGCACTTGATCGGTCGGTGACtcacgcatgcatgcaccaaTTAAAGGGCACACGTAGAGACATGCATATATGGATAAAAAAGGTTAATCAATATGCTAGCTGATGATAGGTAGTAGAAGTAGTAGTGAATAATGTTGGAATCATGAGGTCAGGAGCTCGTCTTGGTCGTTTCGGGGGAGCACGGGCAGTATCCCTTTCTCCTGGAGGCTCTTCACCGTCTCGTAGAAGCACTGACGCACCGGCACGAACTCCATCCCCAGATCCTTGAGCCGCTGGTTCGAGAACTTGTAGCCTTTCACCGGAGGGTTCACCTCGTCCTTGCACCTGCACACACAGAGCCCATCAACAAAGGAAACAAAATTTTCATAATCGATCACCTGGTCCGAGCTCGACCATCTATATATACTTGGTGGGTATGGGGTACTCCGGGAAGAGCTTGGCGAGGATGCGGCAGAGCTCGCTGCGATGGAGGGTGCTCTCGGCGCAGATGTATCGGCCGTGCGCATCAGGCGCCTCGTACACCCGGACGTGAGCCTCAGCGACGTCCTTGACGTGCACGTACGCCTGCGCGGCGTTCACGTACGTCTTGGCCGACCCCGTCAGGTACTTCATTACGTGATCCGTGCTCGCGTTCACCGTCGGCTGCAGGAGCGGGCCTAGCACCAACACCGGGTTCACTACGATCAGGTCCAGGCCGCTTTTCCGTGCCACCTCCCATGCGCCCTGCTCTGCCACCGTCTTCGCGTAGCAGTACCAGTTCTGCACAAACAAAATCATTTGATTCTTAATTTTCTCGAGTACATGAAAATAATCGTTTGAATTCTCCTGcaacaaatattttatttggaacaattgatttttcttataataataattagaattCATTAAAGTCTTTAGGTACCAGTTAGTCACACTACtaaagaaataattttatatatcGGCCCATCACTACCAATTTTttatgagccggtagtgatagaaTATCATGAACTGCCactaaaatactattaaaaaaaccGACAGTAAAAATCCACTATCATACTATCACTTCtggctcgtggctagagccgacaATAATAACTTCTTCATTGCCGGTTCCCGAACCGAGAGTAATAGTCGGGACTATCATTATCCGTTGCTCACTATCGACTCTAAAATCGGTTGTAAAATCCCTTTATAGAACGATAgtaaatgagttttttttaagtagcGTTACTTGTTCAGAGGTACAGTTTCAACACATTAAGACTCACCTTCAACGTAAGTACCTTCTTAGAAATACCTGTGCACTAGTGTTCGTTTCTTACACCATATAGATCACTTGTTTTTCTCAACAACTACCAGGTGGACACAACATAGCTCTTCGGGTAGATTTGAAAAACGCAATTCTATGTCTAAtattcaaaaaatagtttttttatctACCACTGTCTATATCTAACAAAATTTGCTTTGTTGCAATGTCCCCAACCAAAGAAGAAGGGAGAATTATAATATTTATCTCCTAAcacaaatgaaaaaattattattattttatgccAGTAATGTGGAATTTCTTTGCTAAAAAGCCTTGGAGGTTTCAAATTTTTTAGTAGTAGGGCCACAGAGGGCCCCACCGGTGCTACTGTGGTGGCTTGGGACCCGTTGCAAAAGGGCCGCGCGCCCGCGCCCAACGTACGCATGCGCGGATTCAAGCCCGCGTGGGTTCGCTCCTCACCGGGAGACTAGCGGTCCGTAGACCCTGTCTGTCTTTTGATGGTGCTTGATGTTATTGTACTATTGTATTTTGTGTATTCTTCCATTATCAAAAAAGGTATTTTGTGTAAGCAAAATTTATTCGGACTATGCATCTGTCGACTGTATGTACGTAAAGCACATCACGACAGCAATCAACATTTACCATGGTTGATAAAATAACATTTTCCTAAATCAATGGGGCCTGGGTTGATTTTCTCGTATACCAAAGTTGTTGAAGAGACTAAAGTTCAAAACTGAACAAAATTTTGATGTATGAGTAAAAGAAATTGATGACATCGACCCCATCTGATGAGCAATATGTTTGGTCTCAACTGCAATAAAGGATCCCGGTTATATATGGGGTAGTAGGTAGCACAAAAGTATTTGGAGTAGTTAACAATGGCCGGAAAGGATGAGATGGTCCAGTTGGTGTTTGACGCCTTGACCAACAAACTACACCTCACAACCCGTGCAGTTCACAGATCAACGTCGATCGGACCCCTTTTATCTTCGTTTGGTGAAGTTTGACATGTGTGCACCAACAAAAGCATCGTCAAATGCATTAGCAAATCATCATGGGCCGTAATTATCATGTCTCTAAGGTTTCAATGATAAGGTACTAATTTTCTTTTTACTGAAAAAAGTATAACTTCCAACCTCAATATCAATAGGATGTCACGAGGTCAACAATATATAGCCTTTTAAAAATACGAAGACCCGTGCCGAGTGGCATGCATTAGCTATGCTCAGTTCGCGCATTTATATATGTTGTCTCATTCTTTCATGGTCTCTCATTCTTTATTTGAAAGCATAAGAACATTACTAAAGTAGTTAAGCTTTCTTCACTCTGAAGTAATAACTAGGCTTAATTTGTTGGAGGGATCTATATATCTATACCTCTGTCTTTTTGCAGTATTCGAGGTCGCTCCAGCAGGTGTCGTCGACGGGCTTGTTAGGGTCGCGGTAGGGGTTCATGTACACCGTGCCAATGGACGACGTGAAGACGACGCGCTTGATGCCGGTGTCGGCAGCGGCCGTGATAACGTACCTCGTCCCGCGGATGGCCGGCTCGATCATCTTCTCCTGAGAGTTTTCCATGGCGCCAGATATATATGTAAGCTTTGAATCGGTCAGTCATTGACGACGACGTACGACACTCCCAAAGGAAGATCTTACGATTCGTACGTGTGAGTTGGTGCGAGAAGTGTACGTACAGGGTCATCGGTGACGGGGGAGGCGGCGTGGAAGACGCCCTCGCAGCCGGAGAAAGCCGCGACAAGGCTGTCGGGATCCAGCAGCTCGGCGCGGACGAGGTCGAGGCGATCAGCGGCGCCGTCGAGCGTCCTAAGGTGGTCATTCttaggatcaactttgagaGTTGGGAGGAGCAAAAACACTAGAGTTAGTACATCTGCGAATCAATGAATATATAAAATACGAAGTGTCAAATACTAGCTACTTTTAAGCCGTCTATCACAGTTTCACGAGTTACACAGAAAGTAAAAGAGATCAAGCTGTTAGCAAGGCCGCAGCAGTTTGCAAGAGTGCTCGGATGACCCACCAAGATTCCTGACAGTGCCGCGCACGGTGTAACCCTTCTCGAGGAGGCGCTTGACGAGCCAGGAGGCAATGAACCCGCCGGCCCCGGTGACGCAGACCGTCCGGCCGTGGCCGGGGAGGGCCGGCACATTGGCCGTCTCACTTGGCATCCTGTCTTTCTCTCCAAAGGAAGTTATGTAGTGATTGGTGCCTAGCTAGTTCGCCTGTGACAGGTACTACTCGTGTTGAAGTGCTGCAGGTAAGGAGATGAGGCACACGCTGTGGCTCTACTTAATTATAGGCCGGGCTGGGGGCAACCGATCAAGGGTGGGGCCCACGCGTGCAGGAGAGTTGATCTTACTCGCGCGAGTTGTTGGTGAGAAATTGCTTTCATTATCATGATTAAGAAGCTTCCATATAGCAGTGTGGTAACTTAATTATGTGGCCGAGACGACACAGAAACCggctatctttttcttaaagaaATACACAAGATAACTAGGTATTTTTATATTAAGACGAAATATTTTGGTACAAGGAACGATATATACAACGCGTCTTGGTGATATCCGCCCGAACTCACAGGCTTACATGAAGCCATTAAAACAACCAAAGCACCGAAGAAAACTTGCTTTGCTGGCACTATCAGTTCAGCTACAGACGGAGCTATCGATCCATGGTTACGTTTTCTTTACCGGGCGATCGACCGAGTCGCGCGTAGGCCAGCTGCTACGAATCCTTACGGAGTTGGTAGTCAGCTACTCGAAATCGAAGGCACACGCGATGAACGCGTGACCTGAAGGATCAAGAAGATTTTGTAATAAAAAATCTATCAAATTTTTAACTAATAAGATGCTGAtagatcatatgaaaaaatcTGACATACAACCCAATAAGAAATCTGTCAACTTTTTTAAAGTCTGACaatgatcaattttttttttcaaaacggaCAGCTACAGGATTGCCGATCTTATATTAGAAAGAATAAAAGGGAGAATAAACGAAAAAAAGGTTCCGTTGTGGCCAGCACCAGTGAACCCAAACCGGGATCACCACTAACTAGCTTGCAGTACCCGGCCAACAACAGGGGTAGCGGAAAAACACCGTAGCTACACCCGGTCAAAACAACtcagataaaataaaaaaacctaaAACAGAGAAAACACAGCTTGACTAAACAGAAGGCCTAACTAATGGACAAAGATGCTAAGCGACATTGATCAAACTCCTCCTTGAGCCGGAACGCCAAATGTGTTGCTGAAAGTTGCGTGTATTTGAAGGTTCTTTGGTTCTTTCTtttccaaatattccaccaaAAGTAAATAACTATGCCATCAAAAATTTGTCGTTGATGTCGCTCGACCTTCTTTCTTGCTTGGTGCAAGCAGCTCTTAATTGTCCTTTGCTCTCCCAGGTCCGGTAGGTTTTGGAGGTTGAGCCATGTGGTGATCTCCATCCATACCTCCTTTGTAAAAGAGCAATTTTTGCATAGATAGAGCAGTGTCTCATTTTCTGCGCGGCAAAGCTTGCATATTGGATCATGTGGCCATCTCCTCTTCGCAAGATTGTTTGctgttagaatttttttgtgcagcagcagccatgaaaaaaatctaacatTTGGGTTCCGTCTTTGCCTTCCAAATTGGCATCATTTCTGGTCTTCGGATACTACCTTCAAACTAGATGGTGTAAGCACTTCGTGTGGTGTATTCTCCATCATTAGTCCACCTCCATGTGATTGTATCCGGTACACTGGGGTCTATGGTGACACTCGGTAGGTTCCCCCAAAGATTTAGAAACTGTCGAAGTTCCTCTAGGGTTGTGAGGTGACCTAAGCTTGAAATCCAAGCTTGATTTGTTAAGGCTTTTTTTACAGTAACATTTTTTCTTCTGGTTATTTCATAAAGGGCCGGTGCCATGTTTTTGGGGGCCTGACCATCAAGCCAACTTGAGAGCCAAAAAGAGGCTTTGTCTCCCTTGCCCACCGTAATATTCGTCGAGGCGTGAAATAAGTCTTTATCCACATTGTCACCGAGCACATTCATTCTTTCCCAAGGCATGTCTTCATTTTTCCATTTGAACCACATCCATCGAAGGCGTAGTGCTCTAGTAAATATTTGCAAGTTTGATACCCCAAGCCCTCCCAGGTGCTTTGGATGGCAAACTATAGCCCAGTTCAGTAGACAATGTCCACCGTTAACAATTTCCGGTTCATCTCCTCGCCAAAGGAACAATCTCTGTATTCTGTCAATCCTCCTGGTTAACCATTTCTGTAGAGGGAAAACCGTTAGATGATATGTCAATTGGGAGGAGAGGACCGCTTTAACAAGAGTTTCTCTGCCTGCTCTTGATAATAACTTCCCTTTCCATCTAGCGAGCCGGGCTCCAAGCTTGTTAAGCAAAGGTTGGACATCAACCCTCCTCAATTTACGCAGGCCCAAATATGTTCCTGGGAACTTTCTAATCTTGCCTCGGAAATCAAGAAGGATCTGCTCCAAAGGTAATTGTTCGCATATGATGGGGAAAATCTTTGTTTTTGCTAGGTTTGTGATCAACTCCGAGCACTTGCCAAAAGCCTGAAGGATTTCATAAAAGGCGATAAGGTTAGACCTGCAAGGGTTTGCAAAAATAGCAGCATCGTATGAGTAAAGGGAGCATCTTAAGTGTGCTGATAGGGGGAGGATTAGTTGCAAAATGTTGTTTTGGTCTGCCATATCAATAATATGTTGCAGGGGGTCAATTGCCATGATGAATAGCATTGGCGATAGAGGATTGCCTTGACGAAGACCTCGTGCATGTCTGAATTCCTTCCTTGGGGTGTCGTTGAGCAGAACTTTGGATGAAATGGTGGCCAACAGTGAAGCAATCCAGTTTCTCCATTTATAGCCGAAACCCATAATTAGTATGACCTCCAGAAGGTAGGCCCAATTTAACAAGTTAAAAGCCTTTGAGATGTCTAGTATAATAAACAACGCAGGTCATTTGTTCTTGTGGTGCTCTTTGATCACATTCTACACGTATATGAAATTTTCATGAATGTATCTACGTTTTATAAAAGCATTTTGGCTCATGGACATTAACTCATTTAGTCTGGGGGCCAACCTGTTTGCCATCATCTTTGTTATTAACTTTGTAAGGCTATTAATTAAGCTAATAGGTCTATAATCACCCACTATAGCAGCAGCCGATTTCTTTGGCAGCAGGAGGATATTCGCATTGTTGATAAGACCCGTGCTTCTTGTTTTATGGTTGTAGAAGTCCCTAACCGCAGCTGTTAGGTCTTCCTTTATAATGTTCCAGCATGTCTTGTAGAAAAGGCCAATGTATCCATCCGGTCCCGGAGCTTTCTCTGTAGGCATACTATTAATTGTCTCAAGAATTTCTTGCTCATCAAACGGTTCTTCCAATTCTGAGAGATCTGCAGGTTGGTAGCCTAAGTTTTCCCAGTTTAGTGCAAGATTTCTTGGCTTGTTAGTTCCCAAATGCTCAGAAAAGTTCCTGGATATCTCAGTTTCTTTTTGCTCATGTGAAACGACCAATCCTGCCTCCATTTCCAAAGACCGgataaaatgtttttttttcgtGCGTTTGCTTTGATTTGGAAAAACTTTGTGTTTGTATCACTTTTTCGGATCTAGGTTAGTCTGGAATGTTGTCTCGCACGTGTTTTCTCTATTATCGATAAACCTAGAGCTTTGTCTTCCAGGAATTTTCTGAAGCTGTGCTCTTCTTCTGTAAGCATTCATGATTACTGAGCCACGTCAAGCATGAGAATAACGTCCTGCACAATAGCTAGGTGAAGCCTCACATCACCAATTGTTTGATTTTTCCATCTCTTGATTGCCTTTTCTGTTCTTTTTAGCTTTACATGCAAGCTCAGAATGGCATCTTGAGAGTTGACTGGTTGAGACCAA
It encodes:
- the LOC133902468 gene encoding cinnamoyl-CoA reductase 1-like isoform X1; this encodes MPSETANVPALPGHGRTVCVTGAGGFIASWLVKRLLEKGYTVRGTVRNLVDPKNDHLRTLDGAADRLDLVRAELLDPDSLVAAFSGCEGVFHAASPVTDDPEKMIEPAIRGTRYVITAAADTGIKRVVFTSSIGTVYMNPYRDPNKPVDDTCWSDLEYCKKTENWYCYAKTVAEQGAWEVARKSGLDLIVVNPVLVLGPLLQPTVNASTDHVMKYLTGSAKTYVNAAQAYVHVKDVAEAHVRVYEAPDAHGRYICAESTLHRSELCRILAKLFPEYPIPTKCKDEVNPPVKGYKFSNQRLKDLGMEFVPVRQCFYETVKSLQEKGILPVLPRNDQDELLTS
- the LOC133902468 gene encoding cinnamoyl-CoA reductase 1-like isoform X2 — protein: MPSETANVPALPGHGRTVCVTGAGGFIASWLVKRLLEKGYTVRGTVRNLVDPKNDHLRTLDGAADRLDLVRAELLDPDSLVAAFSGCEGVFHAASPVTDDPEKMIEPAIRGTRYVITAAADTGIKRVVFTSSIGTVYMNPYRDPNKPVDDTCWSDLEYCKKTENWYCYAKTVAEQGAWEVARKSGLDLIVVNPVLVLGPLLQPTVNASTDHVMKYLTGSAKTYVNAAQAYVHVKDVAEAHVRVYEAPDAHGRYICAESTLHRSELCRILAKLFPEYPIPTKYI